The stretch of DNA AGGAGAGTAGATTGCATGGATTTTTGTTATATGAAAATGGGGTGCGAGAGACTGAGAGGGACTTCggagaaaatttttaaaaggaaTTACATCATAGATAATACACTTCTAGTCCTGTATACAAGAAACAGATGAGGACATTTTTTGTCCTTTTTATTGGAACACAGGACCATTTTCAGATGTACTAATTATTAATTTCTGTTTATACCCTTAATTTCTCGTAAAGTCTATTAATGAGGCATGCGTTCATTTCATATAAAGGTGGATCCATTAATTGAGTTAATACAAAACAAGACATTAATTATGAATCATTTCATCATgcaaaaagatattcattatcGCCAGTACCATCACAGAAATAACAAGACACGGTTTACACAAGTGAACAGGCTAATGGATGGTTGAAATGtgtaaaatttaatcatattaaaCTTCATAGATGCAGAACTCAACAACAATAAACATGGTTCAGTTATGTGAAATATAACAGATGATGATCGAAgaataatagaaaaaacaatttttttttgcaggaaTGGAAGGTGAGATTATACTACCTCAGCAGCAACAGCACCATGACAGTGGGATTCACCAGCACTAGCAGACATTTCTTTTGTCTCAAATAAGCTATCAATTCCACCATTTTCAAAAAGCTCTTCTGAATGACTGAGAGCCATCCCAAAAAGTTCTTCGTAGTTCTCAAGTTCTAGATCCACTTCATCCATGATGAAATCATCATATAGACCATCATCTTCGCATAtccttgaaatttttttcccagGACAGTACAACTGCAGATTCATCATGTGGTGATTAACTAAGTTATTAGATGAAACAACAATATAGTAATCTAAGGATTGTGcaagtaatttaataaaaaaataaaagttggaAGAATCATAGCCTAGTAGTTAACTTGTAACCATTAATGTATGCAAGCTACAAGGCTATTGTATTTTTGCAAGCACATCGTATGTCATTGCCTTGTACTGTAATCAAGTTGCATAGGTTAAACTGACTAAAAGTCAGTAGTGAAGGGAGAAATATATACATACCCAAACCCTTGTAGATAAAGTGCTATTATCCATGCAAAGAAACTACAAGAACAATATTCATATTATTTGCATACCACTGATCATTTTGTTTCCCTTGTCTTCAAAACCCATGAAAGAGGGAAGGCCTTGGTAATTTTAAATGTAGAATTGAATAAGAATGTAGGCACAAATACAACAGTGGCCAAACCAAGTTAATGAGTGATATAGACTAGgacattataatttattttcatttattatcagCCCTAAACCTCCATTTCCCCCAcgttctataaatatttttcaaattaaattggCTACTATTGCATGCACAGATGTTATCTAAAAGAGAAAAAGTATTAGGAAAGGTCAGTTCTTCCTGGTTTGAGTTCAAGATAACAATAAATCAGGAAAGCTGACATTTGTGTGAAACTGAAACCAAAATATAGTTTTGACCAAGAAACAGCATATAGGTAGAACCAAAGCTAGTCAGTTTCAAATGCTGTTATAGTCATCTAGAAAATGAATGGAAAATCAATcacaatttaaaaatgatttagcCAAAATAAAAGTTGATGAGAAACTACTTAGGAAACTCATTGTCAGATAGTTTAGCTATTTATGTCATGGCTTCAGCAATAAAACATCTACATCAAAACCATATAATAATTGACAGAAAAAACTCATTCCTTGCAAGCATGTAATTTCATTCACTGATTCATTGTTAGATTGTCCGTCACGCCAACAATGGTTATGATTTCTCAATAGATTTTACCTGTGATGCAAAAGATACATTGCATGTCCAAGATAAACCATACTGATTCAATATGGCCATGCGAATGTTCTAAAAATATAGGATACAAAACATCTTACATAAGTATCTAGATACGTATAAAAATTCATATTGCAATCCTGAAGATTCAAATTAAGAACATAATTCCTGGATATtacaaaaaaacaagaaaatattattgttgtCACAACAGGAATAGTACCAATTTTAAAACATTCACAAAGAGGACAATTTCTATTTTTGGTTCATCATGGAGCAATGTTTCTATATTGCGATGTAGTTGCATTggattttcataactttttttgAGTTTGGAAACTTCAAGAGCATCGAACATGGATATACACCGTATCTAATAAATGCAACATATATGTGCATCATAAACAGAAAACCATTGGGAAATCACGACCATAGAAGAACATTCTAACAATGGAACAGTGAATGAAATCTCATGCTTGCAAGGAATGATTTCTTTCTGTCAACTATTATATGCCTTTGCTATAAGTTGACAAAACCATCCAACAAATTTGCTCAAAGAATTCATTTCTTGCAACCTTACAATTTTGTTCACTCTGCAGTTACTAGAATGTCCATCAAATCCAGTACAGTTGTAAAATTGGAACACAAATGAAAACATGTAAGTATACCTTGGGTATACATTCATTCCCAGGTCCAGGTGGCTGGTCCAGGATACGAGATTCTGAGCCTGACACAGGTATTGAAGAAGTACCAGCCCAAAATTTATCCTTGGTGGGTAGATCTGTCACTTGAGATGAACCAGACACATTCTGCCCTTCTGGAGGAACCAAATCACTCTTGTTGCCATTCTCATTAATGCTCATCAAACCCAGTTCCTGCTCACATGCTTCACCCATAGAAGGGATATCTAAGAAAAAGGACCATATTGAAGAAAACTCTGCAGCTGAAGGACAGCCAGAGTAGCAATTGATTGTTTGCCTCTTGTGTGTCGAAGAAGTGGGTGAGGTACCATGAGCCAACCAATCACAGTTCTGACAAAGTGAAATTTTCTCTTCAGCACACCTCACGAAAGCAGGTTGTGAATTACATCTCTCACATAGAAGGGTTCTCGAATGACGCCTAGATAGGGCATTAGCAGAATGAACATTTCGATCACACGACAAACATAAGCA from Vigna unguiculata cultivar IT97K-499-35 chromosome 8, ASM411807v1, whole genome shotgun sequence encodes:
- the LOC114194134 gene encoding zinc finger protein CONSTANS-LIKE 9-like — translated: MGYLCDFCGDQRSLVYCRSDAACLCLSCDRNVHSANALSRRHSRTLLCERCNSQPAFVRCAEEKISLCQNCDWLAHGTSPTSSTHKRQTINCYSGCPSAAEFSSIWSFFLDIPSMGEACEQELGLMSINENGNKSDLVPPEGQNVSGSSQVTDLPTKDKFWAGTSSIPVSGSESRILDQPPGPGNECIPKLYCPGKKISRICEDDGLYDDFIMDEVDLELENYEELFGMALSHSEELFENGGIDSLFETKEMSASAGESHCHGAVAAEGSSAGLVNAIQPACSNAASADSMLSTKTEPIVCFTGRQSQSNISFSGVTKDSAGDYQDCDASSMLLMGEPPWCPPCSESSLHSANRSNAVMRYKEKKKTRKFEKKVRYASRKARADVRRRVKGRFVKAGDVYDYDPLSQTRSY